From a single Brassica rapa cultivar Chiifu-401-42 chromosome A01, CAAS_Brap_v3.01, whole genome shotgun sequence genomic region:
- the LOC103845417 gene encoding dynamin-related protein 3A isoform X2, with product MSSEEATNETSSAASKAAPLGSSVIPIVNKLQDIFAQLGSQSSIELPQVAVVGSQSSGKSSVLEALVGRDFLPRGNDICTRRPLVLQLLQTKSKASGGSDDEWGEFLHLPNNRIYDFAEIRREIEAETNRLVGENKGVSDKQIRLKIFSPNVLDITLVDLPGITKVPVGDQPTDIEARIRTMILSYIKQPSCLILAVTPANSDLANSDALQIAGNADPDGHRTIGVITKLDIMDRGTDARNLLLGKVVPLRLGYVGVVNRCQEDILLNRSVKEALSAEEKFFRSRPAYHGLTDRLGIPQLAKKLNQILVQHIKVLLPDLKSRISNALVATAKEHQSYGEITESTAGQGALLLNFLSKYCEAYSSLLEGKSEEMSTSELSGGARIHYIFQSIFVKSLEEVDPCEDLTDDDIRTAIQNATGPRSALFVPDVPFEVLVRRQISRLLDPSLQCARFIFDELVKISHKCMMNELQRFPVLRKRMDEVIGDFLREGLEPSEAMIGDIIDMEMDYINTSHPNFIGGTKAVEAAMHNVKSSRVPHPVARPKDPVEPERTSSSSSASQVKSRSFLGRQANGIVPDQGVVSADAEKAAPPANTNDSRWGIPSIFRGGENQNRAVTKENFLNKPFNEAVEDMSQNLSMIYLKEPPAVLRPSETHSEQEDIEIQITKLLLKSYYDIVRKNIEDSVPKAIMHFLVNHTKRELHNVFIKKLYRENLFEEMLQEPDEIAVKRKRTRETLHILQQAYRTLDELPMEAESVCSGGTDTTGVSKHLDLPASSSMYSTSSSPYSASPSTGRRNRRAGDQHQNGYGF from the exons ATGTCTTCCGAAGAAGCAACCAACGAGACTTCTTCCGCCGCCAGCAAAGCGGCGCCTTTAGGATCCTCCGTGATCCCCATCGTCAACAAGCTCCAAGACATCTTCGCCCAGCTCGGGAGCCAGTCTTCGATCGAGCTTCCTCAGGTCGCCGTCGTCGGGAGCCAGAGCAGCGGCAAGTCCAGCGTCCTCGAAGCCCTCGTCGGCAGAGACTTTCTCCCCCGCGGCAACGACATCTGCACTCGCCGCcccctcgtcctccagctcctCCAGACCAAAAGCAAAGCCAGCGGCGGATCCGATGACGAGTGGGGAGAGTTCCTTCACCTCCCTAACAACCGTATCTACGACTTCGCTGAGATTCGTCGCGAAATTGAG GCTGAGACGAATAGATTGGTGGGAGAGAACAAAGGTGTGTCGGATAAGCAGATTCGTTTGAAGATTTTTTCGCCTAATGTGTTGGATATCACGCTTGTGGATCTCCCTGGTATCACTAAGGTGCCTGTGGGTGACCAGCCGACTGATATTGAAGCGCGTATTAGAACCATGATCTTGTCTTACATCAAGCAGCCTAGCTGCTTGATACTGGCTGTTACTCCCGCTAATTCGGATTTGGCGAACTCTGATGCTCTTCAGATTGCAGGAAACGCTGATCCTGATG GTCATAGAACAATAGGTGTTATCACAAAG TTGGATATCATGGACAGAGGTACTGATGCTCGTAATTTACTTCTTGGAAAAGTTGTTCCTTTACGACTTGGTTATGTGGGAGTTGTAAACCGTTGCCAGGAG GATATTTTGCTTAACCGTTCTGTCAAGGAAGCACTTAGCGCCGAAGAGAAATTCTTCCGGAGTCGTCCA GCTTATCATGGTCTGACTGATCGTTTGGGTATCCCTCAGCTAGCGAAGAAGTTAAATCAG ATCCTTGTTCAACATATCAAGGTTCTGCTTCCTGATCTGAAGTCACGTATAAGTAATGCTTTGGTTGCCACAGCTAAGGAACATCAGAGCTATGGTGAAATTACAGAATCCACG GCTGGTCAAGGAGCTCTTCTCCtcaattttctttcaaaatattgTGAAG CATACTCTTCATTGCTGGAAGGAAAAAgtgaagaaatgtctacctccGAGCTCTCTGGAGGAGCAAGAATTCACTATATTTTCCAGTCCATCTTTGTTAAGAGTTTGGAG GAGGTTGATCCGTGTGAAGACTTGACAGATGATGATATTCGGACTGCAATCCAGAATGCAACTGGTCCTAGATCCGCATTATTTGTTCCAGAT GTTCCATTTGAAGTTCTTGTTAGGAGACAGATATCTCGTTTGTTAGATCCTAGCCTTCAGTGCGCTAGGTTCATTTTTGATGAGCTCGTAAAG ATTAGCCATAAATGTATGATGAATGAGTTACAACGCTTCCCTGTTCTGAGAAAGCGCATGGATGAGGTTATCGGGGATTTCCTGCGAGAAGGTCTTGAACCCTCAGAAGCAATGATCGGTGATATCATTGATATGGAG ATGGATTACATAAACACTTCTCATCCAAATTTTATTGGCGGAACCAAGGCCGTGGAGGCTGCGATGCATAACGTGAAGTCTTCTAGGGTTCCCCATCCTGTGGCACGACCAAAG GATCCGGTGGAGCCTGAgagaacttcttcttcttcttcagcaagCCAGGTGAAATCTCGATCATTTCTCGGCAGGCAAGCTAATGGAATTGTCCCTGATCAG GGAGTTGTATCTGCAGATGCTGAAAAAGCTGCACCACCTG CAAATACGAATGATTCAAGGTGGGGTATCCCTTCAATTTTCCGAGGGGGCGAGAATCAGAATCGGGCAGTGACCAAAGAGAACTTCTTAAACAAACCATTCAATGAAGCTGTTGAGGATATGTCTCAGAACTTATCGATGATCTATCTAAAGGAG CCCCCAGCTGTCTTGAGGCCATCCGAAACCCATTCAGAACAGGAAGATATCGAGATTCAGATAACAAAGCTGTTGCTTAAATCATACTATGACATTGTGAGGAAGAATATTGAGGACTCAGTACCAAAAGCAATCATGCATTTCCTG GTAAACCACACAAAACGTGAGCTGCACAATGTCTTCATCAAGAAGCTTTACAG GGAGAACTTGTTTGAAGAAATGCTGCAAGAGCCGGATGAGATAGCAGTTAAGAGGAAACGCACTCGAGAAACTCTCCACATTCTTCAGCAAGCTTACAGG ACATTAGACGAGTTGCCTATGGAAGCAGAATCAGTGTGCAGTGGTGGTACCGATACAACAGGCGTGTCAAAACATCTGGACTTACCAGCATCTTCGTCGATGTATTCCACGAGCAGTTCACCATACTCGGCATCTCCATCTACTggaagaagaaacagaagagCAGGAGATCAACACCAAAACGGATATGGATTCTGA
- the LOC103845417 gene encoding dynamin-related protein 3A isoform X1 — MSSEEATNETSSAASKAAPLGSSVIPIVNKLQDIFAQLGSQSSIELPQVAVVGSQSSGKSSVLEALVGRDFLPRGNDICTRRPLVLQLLQTKSKASGGSDDEWGEFLHLPNNRIYDFAEIRREIEAETNRLVGENKGVSDKQIRLKIFSPNVLDITLVDLPGITKVPVGDQPTDIEARIRTMILSYIKQPSCLILAVTPANSDLANSDALQIAGNADPDGHRTIGVITKLDIMDRGTDARNLLLGKVVPLRLGYVGVVNRCQEDILLNRSVKEALSAEEKFFRSRPAYHGLTDRLGIPQLAKKLNQILVQHIKVLLPDLKSRISNALVATAKEHQSYGEITESTAGQGALLLNFLSKYCEAYSSLLEGKSEEMSTSELSGGARIHYIFQSIFVKSLEEVDPCEDLTDDDIRTAIQNATGPRSALFVPDVPFEVLVRRQISRLLDPSLQCARFIFDELVKISHKCMMNELQRFPVLRKRMDEVIGDFLREGLEPSEAMIGDIIDMEMDYINTSHPNFIGGTKAVEAAMHNVKSSRVPHPVARPKQDPVEPERTSSSSSASQVKSRSFLGRQANGIVPDQGVVSADAEKAAPPANTNDSRWGIPSIFRGGENQNRAVTKENFLNKPFNEAVEDMSQNLSMIYLKEPPAVLRPSETHSEQEDIEIQITKLLLKSYYDIVRKNIEDSVPKAIMHFLVNHTKRELHNVFIKKLYRENLFEEMLQEPDEIAVKRKRTRETLHILQQAYRTLDELPMEAESVCSGGTDTTGVSKHLDLPASSSMYSTSSSPYSASPSTGRRNRRAGDQHQNGYGF, encoded by the exons ATGTCTTCCGAAGAAGCAACCAACGAGACTTCTTCCGCCGCCAGCAAAGCGGCGCCTTTAGGATCCTCCGTGATCCCCATCGTCAACAAGCTCCAAGACATCTTCGCCCAGCTCGGGAGCCAGTCTTCGATCGAGCTTCCTCAGGTCGCCGTCGTCGGGAGCCAGAGCAGCGGCAAGTCCAGCGTCCTCGAAGCCCTCGTCGGCAGAGACTTTCTCCCCCGCGGCAACGACATCTGCACTCGCCGCcccctcgtcctccagctcctCCAGACCAAAAGCAAAGCCAGCGGCGGATCCGATGACGAGTGGGGAGAGTTCCTTCACCTCCCTAACAACCGTATCTACGACTTCGCTGAGATTCGTCGCGAAATTGAG GCTGAGACGAATAGATTGGTGGGAGAGAACAAAGGTGTGTCGGATAAGCAGATTCGTTTGAAGATTTTTTCGCCTAATGTGTTGGATATCACGCTTGTGGATCTCCCTGGTATCACTAAGGTGCCTGTGGGTGACCAGCCGACTGATATTGAAGCGCGTATTAGAACCATGATCTTGTCTTACATCAAGCAGCCTAGCTGCTTGATACTGGCTGTTACTCCCGCTAATTCGGATTTGGCGAACTCTGATGCTCTTCAGATTGCAGGAAACGCTGATCCTGATG GTCATAGAACAATAGGTGTTATCACAAAG TTGGATATCATGGACAGAGGTACTGATGCTCGTAATTTACTTCTTGGAAAAGTTGTTCCTTTACGACTTGGTTATGTGGGAGTTGTAAACCGTTGCCAGGAG GATATTTTGCTTAACCGTTCTGTCAAGGAAGCACTTAGCGCCGAAGAGAAATTCTTCCGGAGTCGTCCA GCTTATCATGGTCTGACTGATCGTTTGGGTATCCCTCAGCTAGCGAAGAAGTTAAATCAG ATCCTTGTTCAACATATCAAGGTTCTGCTTCCTGATCTGAAGTCACGTATAAGTAATGCTTTGGTTGCCACAGCTAAGGAACATCAGAGCTATGGTGAAATTACAGAATCCACG GCTGGTCAAGGAGCTCTTCTCCtcaattttctttcaaaatattgTGAAG CATACTCTTCATTGCTGGAAGGAAAAAgtgaagaaatgtctacctccGAGCTCTCTGGAGGAGCAAGAATTCACTATATTTTCCAGTCCATCTTTGTTAAGAGTTTGGAG GAGGTTGATCCGTGTGAAGACTTGACAGATGATGATATTCGGACTGCAATCCAGAATGCAACTGGTCCTAGATCCGCATTATTTGTTCCAGAT GTTCCATTTGAAGTTCTTGTTAGGAGACAGATATCTCGTTTGTTAGATCCTAGCCTTCAGTGCGCTAGGTTCATTTTTGATGAGCTCGTAAAG ATTAGCCATAAATGTATGATGAATGAGTTACAACGCTTCCCTGTTCTGAGAAAGCGCATGGATGAGGTTATCGGGGATTTCCTGCGAGAAGGTCTTGAACCCTCAGAAGCAATGATCGGTGATATCATTGATATGGAG ATGGATTACATAAACACTTCTCATCCAAATTTTATTGGCGGAACCAAGGCCGTGGAGGCTGCGATGCATAACGTGAAGTCTTCTAGGGTTCCCCATCCTGTGGCACGACCAAAG CAGGATCCGGTGGAGCCTGAgagaacttcttcttcttcttcagcaagCCAGGTGAAATCTCGATCATTTCTCGGCAGGCAAGCTAATGGAATTGTCCCTGATCAG GGAGTTGTATCTGCAGATGCTGAAAAAGCTGCACCACCTG CAAATACGAATGATTCAAGGTGGGGTATCCCTTCAATTTTCCGAGGGGGCGAGAATCAGAATCGGGCAGTGACCAAAGAGAACTTCTTAAACAAACCATTCAATGAAGCTGTTGAGGATATGTCTCAGAACTTATCGATGATCTATCTAAAGGAG CCCCCAGCTGTCTTGAGGCCATCCGAAACCCATTCAGAACAGGAAGATATCGAGATTCAGATAACAAAGCTGTTGCTTAAATCATACTATGACATTGTGAGGAAGAATATTGAGGACTCAGTACCAAAAGCAATCATGCATTTCCTG GTAAACCACACAAAACGTGAGCTGCACAATGTCTTCATCAAGAAGCTTTACAG GGAGAACTTGTTTGAAGAAATGCTGCAAGAGCCGGATGAGATAGCAGTTAAGAGGAAACGCACTCGAGAAACTCTCCACATTCTTCAGCAAGCTTACAGG ACATTAGACGAGTTGCCTATGGAAGCAGAATCAGTGTGCAGTGGTGGTACCGATACAACAGGCGTGTCAAAACATCTGGACTTACCAGCATCTTCGTCGATGTATTCCACGAGCAGTTCACCATACTCGGCATCTCCATCTACTggaagaagaaacagaagagCAGGAGATCAACACCAAAACGGATATGGATTCTGA